One Bradyrhizobium sp. ISRA464 genomic window carries:
- a CDS encoding aromatic ring-hydroxylating dioxygenase subunit alpha, translating to MTITQQDRDLGTAYAMKPSTTRTELTSVVRGTPMGELLRRYWHPIGLSSDATDIPRKVRALGEDLILFRAKHGRVGLLHARCCHRGTTLYYGKVEEDGIRCCYHGWKFDTEGHCLEQPCEPDGGRFKDKVRQPWYPVQERYGLIFAYMGPAEKQPVLPRYECLETMDDGEFVEADDSSIGGGGPAIIPCNWLQHFENVVDPYHVPVLHGSFSGPQFTTMMASMPEVKFEMSPRGVAVRSIRRQDDGKVFYRVTEAALPTLRVVPNPRVAQFARVESIGWTLPIDDTSFRIYVAGRVKNAGDIGRMRSKFNGKFWWDMTEAEHQQSPGDYEAQVGQGAQTIHSEEHFGQSDRGILMIRRMLSDQLEALAAGRDPIGVSFDADARPVEFEAGNYIREA from the coding sequence ATGACGATCACCCAGCAGGACCGCGACCTCGGCACGGCCTATGCCATGAAGCCGTCCACCACCCGGACCGAGCTCACCTCGGTCGTCCGCGGCACGCCGATGGGCGAACTGCTGCGCCGCTACTGGCACCCGATCGGTCTCTCCAGCGACGCCACCGATATCCCCAGAAAAGTGCGCGCTCTCGGCGAAGACCTCATCCTCTTTCGCGCCAAGCATGGTCGGGTCGGCCTGCTGCATGCCCGCTGCTGCCATCGCGGCACCACGCTCTATTACGGCAAGGTCGAGGAAGACGGCATCCGCTGCTGCTATCACGGCTGGAAATTCGACACCGAAGGCCACTGCCTCGAGCAGCCCTGCGAGCCCGACGGCGGCCGCTTCAAGGACAAGGTGCGCCAGCCATGGTATCCGGTGCAGGAGCGCTACGGCCTGATCTTCGCCTATATGGGCCCGGCCGAGAAACAGCCGGTGCTGCCGCGCTACGAATGTCTCGAGACCATGGACGACGGCGAGTTCGTCGAGGCCGACGATTCCTCGATCGGCGGCGGCGGCCCCGCGATCATCCCCTGCAACTGGCTGCAGCATTTCGAGAACGTGGTCGACCCCTACCACGTGCCGGTGCTGCACGGCTCGTTCAGCGGCCCGCAGTTCACCACCATGATGGCCTCGATGCCGGAGGTGAAGTTCGAGATGTCGCCGCGCGGCGTCGCCGTGCGCTCGATCCGCAGGCAGGACGACGGCAAGGTGTTCTATCGCGTCACCGAGGCTGCCCTCCCCACGCTGCGCGTGGTGCCCAATCCGCGCGTCGCCCAGTTCGCCCGGGTGGAATCGATCGGCTGGACGCTGCCGATCGACGACACCTCGTTCCGCATTTATGTCGCGGGCCGGGTCAAGAACGCCGGCGACATCGGCCGGATGCGCTCGAAGTTCAACGGCAAGTTCTGGTGGGACATGACGGAAGCCGAGCACCAGCAATCCCCGGGTGATTACGAGGCACAGGTCGGCCAGGGCGCGCAGACGATCCATTCCGAGGAGCATTTCGGCCAGAGCGACCGCGGCATCTTGATGATCCGCCGCATGCTCTCTGACCAGCTCGAGGCGCTGGCGGCCGGTCGCGACCCGATCGGGGTGTCGTTCGACGCCGACGCCAGGCCGGTCGAATTCGAAGCGGGGAACTATATCCGCGAGGCCTAG
- a CDS encoding MarR family transcriptional regulator, with amino-acid sequence MTEKLKTGRAIPPEIVVDAELAPITAMMSSRLMVLANLLKRGAMLRYKRLAGLSSVEFGLVASLGRRPPMSVVRLAEAVGMDKGQISRALAELVARKLVAKAVNPKDNRETLVSLTKAGLAAHDAIVAGAQERNRRLLEQLSPEDLERLLGHIDRLTATAAEMLAAEKERG; translated from the coding sequence ATGACCGAGAAGCTGAAGACCGGAAGGGCGATACCGCCGGAGATCGTCGTGGACGCGGAACTGGCGCCGATCACCGCCATGATGTCGTCGCGGCTGATGGTGCTAGCGAATCTGCTCAAGCGCGGCGCCATGCTGCGCTACAAGCGCCTCGCCGGACTGTCCTCGGTCGAGTTCGGCTTGGTCGCTTCGCTCGGTCGGCGGCCGCCGATGAGCGTGGTCAGGCTCGCGGAAGCCGTCGGCATGGACAAGGGCCAGATCAGCCGGGCGCTTGCCGAACTGGTCGCGCGCAAGCTGGTGGCCAAGGCGGTCAACCCGAAGGACAACCGCGAGACGCTGGTGTCGCTGACCAAGGCCGGGCTGGCCGCGCATGACGCCATCGTCGCCGGCGCGCAGGAGCGTAACCGCCGCCTGCTGGAACAGCTCAGCCCGGAGGATCTGGAGCGTCTGCTCGGTCATATCGATCGCCTGACCGCGACGGCCGCCGAGATGCTCGCTGCCGAGAAAGAGCGGGGCTGA
- a CDS encoding NADH-quinone oxidoreductase subunit A, producing the protein MSGILQNYLPLVVFVGVASLIGLALLIAPFLLAFQQPDPEKLSAYECGFNAFDDARMKFDVRFYLVAILFIIFDLEVAFLFPWAVAFGKLGATGFWSMMVFLAVLTVGFAYEWKKGALEWD; encoded by the coding sequence ATGAGCGGCATCCTGCAGAATTATCTCCCACTTGTGGTCTTTGTTGGGGTAGCGAGCCTGATCGGTTTGGCGCTCCTGATCGCGCCGTTCCTGCTCGCGTTCCAGCAACCGGATCCGGAAAAGCTGTCCGCCTATGAATGCGGATTCAACGCTTTCGACGACGCCCGCATGAAGTTCGACGTCCGGTTCTACCTAGTGGCGATCCTCTTCATCATCTTCGACCTCGAAGTGGCGTTCCTGTTCCCCTGGGCCGTGGCGTTCGGAAAGCTGGGTGCGACCGGCTTCTGGTCGATGATGGTGTTCCTGGCCGTGCTGACGGTCGGGTTTGCATATGAATGGAAGAAAGGTGCGCTCGAATGGGATTGA
- a CDS encoding NADH-quinone oxidoreductase subunit B, protein MGLSPTALQPAIAPAPKGILDPSTGKPVGANDPFFLEVNHELSDKGFFVAAADDLVTWARTGSLMWMTFGLACCAVEMMQVSMPRYDVERFGFAPRASPRQSDVMIVAGTLTNKMAPALRKVYDQMPEPRYVISMGSCANGGGYYHYSYSVVRGCDRIVPIDIYVPGCPPTAEALLYGVLLLQKKIRRIGTIER, encoded by the coding sequence ATGGGATTGAGCCCCACCGCGCTACAGCCGGCGATCGCGCCGGCTCCGAAGGGCATTCTTGATCCGTCGACCGGCAAGCCGGTCGGCGCCAACGACCCGTTTTTCCTCGAGGTCAATCACGAACTGTCCGACAAGGGCTTCTTCGTGGCCGCGGCCGACGACCTGGTCACCTGGGCGCGGACCGGCTCGTTGATGTGGATGACCTTCGGTCTCGCCTGCTGCGCGGTCGAGATGATGCAGGTGTCGATGCCGCGCTACGACGTCGAGCGCTTCGGATTTGCGCCACGCGCCTCGCCGCGGCAGTCCGACGTGATGATCGTCGCGGGCACCTTGACCAACAAGATGGCGCCGGCGTTGCGCAAGGTGTACGACCAGATGCCGGAGCCGCGCTACGTCATCTCGATGGGCTCCTGCGCCAATGGCGGCGGCTACTACCACTATTCCTATTCGGTGGTCCGTGGCTGCGATCGCATCGTGCCGATCGACATCTACGTGCCGGGCTGCCCGCCCACCGCGGAAGCGCTGCTCTACGGCGTGCTGCTGCTGCAGAAGAAGATCCGCCGCATCGGCACTATCGAACGCTAA
- a CDS encoding NADH-quinone oxidoreductase subunit C, protein MDDGKLDALGQTIVSALPGAATAHSVAFNQLTVDVEVGKIVEVVTFLRDDPNCRFVNITDVTAVDYPGREKRFDVVYHLLSPTLNARIRLRAEADETTQVPSIIGVFPGADWFERETYDLYGVIFTGHPDMRRLLTDYGFDGHPLRKDFPLTGFVEVRYDDQEKRVLYEPVRLNQEFRKFDFLSPWEGADYPLPGDEKAKAEPKA, encoded by the coding sequence ATGGACGACGGCAAGCTCGACGCCCTTGGGCAGACGATCGTGAGCGCGCTTCCGGGCGCCGCCACGGCGCACTCGGTTGCGTTCAACCAACTCACTGTCGACGTCGAGGTGGGCAAGATTGTGGAGGTCGTGACCTTTTTGCGCGACGATCCCAATTGCCGCTTCGTCAACATCACCGACGTGACCGCGGTCGACTATCCCGGCCGCGAAAAGCGCTTCGACGTCGTCTATCATCTGCTGTCGCCGACGCTGAACGCCCGCATCCGGCTGCGTGCCGAGGCCGACGAGACCACGCAGGTGCCGTCGATCATCGGCGTCTTCCCGGGCGCCGACTGGTTCGAGCGCGAGACCTACGATCTCTACGGCGTGATCTTCACCGGCCATCCGGACATGCGCCGGCTGCTGACCGACTACGGTTTCGACGGCCATCCGCTGCGCAAGGATTTCCCGCTCACCGGCTTCGTCGAGGTCCGCTACGACGACCAGGAGAAGCGGGTGCTGTACGAGCCGGTCCGGCTCAACCAGGAATTCCGCAAGTTCGATTTCCTCTCGCCGTGGGAAGGCGCGGACTATCCGCTGCCGGGCGATGAGAAGGCGAAGGCGGAGCCGAAGGCCTGA
- a CDS encoding NADH-quinone oxidoreductase subunit D → MNEQPQNLRNFTINFGPQHPAAHGVLRLVLELDGEVVERVDPHIGLLHRGTEKLIEHKTYLQAIPYFDRLDYVAPMNQEHAFCLAAEKLLGITVPRRGQLIRVLYCEIGRILSHLLNVTTQAMDVGALTPPLWGFEEREKLMVFYERASGSRMHAAFFRVGGVHQDLPPKLIDDIEAWCDPFLKVVDDLDTLLTGNRIFKQRNVDIGVVPLTQAWEWGFSGVMVRGSGAAWDLRKAQPYECYAEMDFDIPIGKNGDCYDRYLIRMEEMRQSVRIMKQCIEKLKAPDGQGPVVVEDNKIAPPRRGEMKRSMEALIHHFKLYTEGVHVPAGQVYAAVEAPKGEFGVYLVADGTNKPYKCKIRAPGFAHLQAMDHVCRGHLLADVSAILGSLDIVFGEVDR, encoded by the coding sequence ATGAACGAGCAACCGCAAAATCTTCGTAACTTCACGATTAACTTTGGTCCGCAGCATCCTGCGGCACACGGCGTGCTCCGTCTTGTGCTCGAGTTGGATGGCGAAGTCGTCGAGCGCGTCGATCCGCATATCGGGCTGCTTCACCGCGGCACCGAGAAGCTGATCGAGCACAAGACCTATCTGCAGGCGATTCCCTATTTCGACCGGCTCGACTACGTCGCGCCGATGAACCAGGAGCATGCGTTCTGCCTCGCGGCGGAGAAGCTTCTCGGCATCACGGTGCCGCGCCGCGGCCAGCTGATCCGCGTGCTCTATTGCGAGATCGGCCGCATCCTCTCCCATCTGCTCAACGTCACCACGCAGGCGATGGACGTCGGCGCGTTAACCCCGCCGCTGTGGGGTTTCGAAGAGCGCGAGAAGCTGATGGTGTTTTACGAGCGCGCCTCGGGCTCGCGCATGCACGCGGCGTTCTTCCGCGTCGGCGGCGTGCACCAGGACCTGCCGCCGAAGCTGATCGACGATATCGAGGCGTGGTGCGATCCGTTCCTCAAGGTGGTCGATGATCTCGATACGCTGCTTACCGGCAACCGTATCTTCAAGCAGCGCAACGTCGACATCGGCGTGGTGCCGCTGACGCAGGCCTGGGAGTGGGGCTTCTCCGGCGTGATGGTGCGCGGCTCGGGCGCGGCCTGGGACCTGCGCAAGGCACAGCCCTATGAGTGCTACGCCGAGATGGATTTCGACATCCCGATCGGCAAGAACGGCGACTGCTATGACCGCTACCTGATCCGCATGGAAGAGATGCGCCAGTCGGTGCGCATCATGAAGCAGTGCATCGAGAAGCTCAAAGCCCCCGACGGGCAGGGGCCGGTCGTGGTCGAGGACAACAAGATCGCGCCGCCGCGCCGGGGCGAGATGAAGCGTTCGATGGAAGCGCTGATCCATCACTTCAAGCTCTATACCGAGGGCGTGCACGTGCCAGCCGGCCAGGTCTATGCTGCGGTCGAAGCGCCGAAGGGCGAGTTCGGCGTCTATCTGGTCGCCGACGGCACCAACAAGCCCTACAAGTGCAAGATCCGCGCGCCGGGCTTCGCCCATCTGCAGGCGATGGATCACGTCTGCCGGGGCCATCTGCTTGCCGACGTCTCGGCGATTCTCGGCTCGCTCGATATCGTGTTTGGAGAGGTCGATCGGTGA
- a CDS encoding FkbM family methyltransferase, producing the protein MAQPPIQFDRASGALEGANAWERTAALALATGAKISSHFSHMGYIACANLLRKTLPERDIAVKLNEDAVFEFPYGDGYWSKLLNRDYTYEDELELLFEDSADVGYTLLDCGANYGYWSVLASSRPFGAHKAIAIEPSEQNYAKLTNNSRVNGNRFETMKCAIGAGRGTARLSGTKHEAFSIAGDSANGEEVPVIALDDLIRDQQVSPEGKYLVKLDVEGVEIDAMKGGQRLMEADSVLLCEEHGSDRKHTVSRYILEHTPMKLTVFDRRTRRLETVNEFSILDRIKVSTNIGYNVFGTASAFWQDRIDALNAKAARRVQ; encoded by the coding sequence ATGGCGCAGCCGCCCATTCAGTTTGACCGTGCCTCGGGCGCCCTGGAAGGGGCCAACGCCTGGGAGCGGACGGCTGCGCTGGCGCTGGCGACGGGCGCGAAGATCTCCTCGCATTTCTCGCATATGGGCTACATCGCGTGCGCCAACCTGCTGCGCAAGACGCTGCCGGAGCGCGACATCGCGGTAAAGCTCAACGAGGATGCGGTATTCGAGTTTCCGTATGGCGACGGCTACTGGAGCAAGCTGCTCAACCGCGACTACACCTATGAGGATGAGCTCGAGTTGCTGTTCGAGGACTCTGCCGACGTGGGCTATACGTTGCTCGATTGCGGCGCGAACTACGGCTACTGGTCGGTGCTGGCGTCGAGCAGGCCGTTCGGCGCCCATAAGGCGATCGCGATCGAGCCGTCGGAGCAGAACTATGCGAAGCTCACCAACAATTCGCGCGTCAACGGCAATCGCTTCGAGACCATGAAGTGCGCGATCGGCGCCGGCCGCGGCACGGCGCGGTTGTCGGGCACCAAGCACGAGGCCTTCAGTATTGCCGGCGACAGCGCCAACGGCGAGGAAGTGCCGGTCATCGCGCTCGATGATCTGATCAGGGACCAACAGGTCTCGCCCGAGGGCAAGTATCTGGTGAAGCTCGACGTCGAGGGCGTCGAGATCGATGCGATGAAGGGCGGCCAGCGGCTGATGGAAGCCGACAGCGTGCTGCTCTGCGAGGAGCACGGCAGCGACCGCAAGCACACCGTGTCCCGCTACATCCTCGAGCATACACCCATGAAGCTGACCGTGTTCGACCGCCGCACCCGTCGCCTTGAGACCGTGAACGAGTTCTCGATTCTCGATCGCATCAAGGTTTCCACCAACATCGGCTACAACGTGTTCGGCACCGCAAGCGCCTTCTGGCAAGACCGGATCGATGCGCTGAACGCCAAAGCCGCACGCCGCGTGCAATGA
- the nuoE gene encoding NADH-quinone oxidoreductase subunit NuoE, whose protein sequence is MSVRRLAPKELQPASFTFTDENLAWAKKEITKYPPGRQASAAIAILWRAQEQHDGWVSEAAIRAVADLLEMPHIRMLEIATFYTMFQLSPVGKKAHVQVCGTTPCRLRGAGDLIEVCKHRINHEPFHLSKDGNFSWEEVECLGACVNAPMVQIWKDTYEDLTKESFGKVLDGFAAGNPPKPGPQIDRQFSAPVGGPTTLKETT, encoded by the coding sequence ATGTCCGTCCGCCGCCTTGCCCCGAAGGAATTGCAGCCCGCGAGCTTTACGTTCACGGACGAGAATCTCGCCTGGGCCAAGAAGGAGATCACGAAATATCCGCCGGGCCGTCAGGCCTCGGCCGCGATCGCGATCCTGTGGCGCGCGCAGGAGCAGCATGACGGCTGGGTCTCGGAAGCCGCGATCCGCGCCGTCGCCGACCTGCTCGAGATGCCGCATATCCGCATGTTGGAGATCGCGACCTTCTACACGATGTTCCAGCTTTCGCCGGTCGGCAAGAAGGCGCATGTGCAGGTCTGCGGTACCACGCCGTGCCGGCTGCGCGGCGCCGGCGACCTGATCGAGGTGTGCAAGCATCGCATCAATCACGAGCCATTCCATCTGTCGAAGGACGGCAACTTCTCGTGGGAGGAGGTCGAGTGCCTCGGCGCCTGCGTGAACGCGCCTATGGTGCAGATCTGGAAGGATACCTACGAGGACCTGACCAAGGAGAGCTTCGGCAAGGTACTCGACGGCTTTGCCGCGGGCAATCCGCCGAAGCCCGGTCCGCAGATCGACCGTCAGTTCTCGGCGCCGGTAGGCGGCCCGACCACGCTGAAGGAAACCACCTGA